From Primulina huaijiensis isolate GDHJ02 unplaced genomic scaffold, ASM1229523v2 scaffold207440, whole genome shotgun sequence:
GGGCTTATTGGCCAGCTGAAATCATGTTCTGGAGAGGAAAGAATCCGGGCCACAGTTTTTGGggatctttttctttttgtgtTCTCTAATGCATTCACATCATTCACTCTAGCGTAAAGTTGTCTCTTCGCCTCAAAAATCACATCGAATTCTTGTTTCATGGAGAGGCTAACACTTGGGAAGTCTATTTTTTTGCGCACTGCCTCCTTCATGCAAATATTATCAGGCCTCTCGATGGATCTGAGGGATGATTTCTTGCTTCGGGTTTCCCTAAACTCAACATTTTTGGAAGAACTGACAGAATTCGCGATGTCCATGCCACGACAGATACAATCTCCGACTCCCAAAATGGGTCTATTATTGGAAAGTTTATTAGAATTTCCCTTCATTGAAAGCTGTTTGGTTCCTTTTCTGTTGCCTCCAAATGTATGTTGCAACTTTCTCTTCATCTCTTTGAAAGAGAAGGATGTTGGTTTCTTATTGGGTTCTGTAACACCCAATTTCTGATACGATTGCACAGACGAGCAATGACAGATTATGTTTTCCCAATATCTAATTTTTTGTGGGGATGGCTTCAATATTACTATCTTATCGAGATGGCGCGTGAAATGTGTTTTGGAGACGTATTGGCACTTATGATCAATCTTTTCCAAGAAAGGTTTCTGCAAGTTGCTTTTTTCCGCTTTTTTCCGAACTAGTATCATACGTGCTCTGAAATTCTGAGAATTTGACATCTAGCACTGGCTTAATGAATCTTGCTAACATGGGATTTGGCTCAGGCGAGAATTCCCTGAACAAATCCTTTTTTGTACTTAAAAATTCCAATGCATCGGAGAAGGGTTTACACTCGGAGCTTGTTTTTTGTTTTCCATTGAATCTTCTGTCAATAAACATCTGATCAACAAAGACTTTAGCTCTCCTCTGCACATGTTTCATCTTCAAGTCTGCATCTCGAGTGCATATTACACCTAATATTTCCGCAATCCTGAGCTTGTTTAAAGATGTTCCGGCTGAAATTGAAGGAGGCCGGCGAATCAAGCTTGCTGAATTGTGATACAAAGAAGACTTGTGAGCAGACTTTTTGCCCTTATGTCTTGCCCTGTATTGAGTTTTCACCAGATGATGAAGAGGGTCAGACTCAGTTTTCTCATGTTGCAGTCTCTTAACGATCATTTGATTTGTGTTGTCATTCTCGATGCagatattttcttgaataagaTTACTGAATCTTGTTTCTCTTGTATCAGCTCTACATATCGCCAAGTCTGCTACAAGCT
This genomic window contains:
- the LOC140966625 gene encoding uncharacterized protein; the protein is MLESNINCMWGGLDVLESGQGQACNDQISNGGLMNKHIIDYPRKLDRLGSFNEECQKIQLVADLAICRADTRETRFSNLIQENICIENDNTNQMIVKRLQHEKTESDPLHHLVKTQYRARHKGKKSAHKSSLYHNSASLIRRPPSISAGTSLNKLRIAEILGVICTRDADLKMKHVQRRAKVFVDQMFIDRRFNGKQKTSSECKPFSDALEFLSTKKDLFREFSPEPNPMLARFIKPVLDVKFSEFQSTYDTSSEKSGKKQLAETFLGKD